GCTGAGGCATCCTGGAAAACAACACCCCATCCCTGTACCTATCAGACCAGCCCAGGGAATAGGTTATCTTTTGAAACCAGAacaacatctggtatggctaaaaatttcccccaaaatgGAATCCTGGAGTTGAAAGGAGACTTAGAAGtggtctagtccaacccctagACCTGACACACGAATCTTTACTACATTGCACTGTGCTTGTCCCTGTCCTATCCTTATCATGaggcatctaggtgacacagcggagagaacactggacttggagtcaggaagatataagttcaaatcctgctccagaAACAGACCTAGTTGTATGATTctaggaaaattatttaacctctctgtgcctcagtttctttacctctaAAATGGTGACAAAGACAGCATCtgccttacagggttattgtgaagataaaatgagataacatatttaaagcactttgcaaactttaaagtgttgtataaatactagctattatttttgGTCATTATCATCCTCTGGGCTGTGCTTGAACACTTCTAGTGATTGGGGGTTAACTATTTTAGGAGTCCTCCCATCCAATCTTTGGATAGCTCTATTGATTAGAAGGTTTTTTTCCTTATGTGGAACTGAATTCTCCTTCCTTTGGAATCCCTCCCATTGGTCCTAGGTTTGGGCTCTGCTGCTAAGCACAGAAGTCTTTCCGATGTCTGAAGACAAATGATATCCTTCCCAAGTGTTCTTTTCTTTAAGCAAAACACCCCAGGTTCCTTTAATTAATCCTTAAATGGTCTGGTCTATAGCCTTCACACTAGCCACCAAACTCTAGGTAAATTCTGACCATAAGCTACCAAAATGGTTTAAAATGCCAGGCTGACCAAGTCAGAAACATAACAAGCCTCAAGGAGCCATAGTAATGTCCAACATATGTACTGGAATGATCCCCAGCTCTCACCAAGGTAGAGGCTACAGGACCTGCTTTCCATTGAACCCAAAATTGTCCCCTAGAGATAAAAAGGATCATGGCTTTAGATCTTTGTTGGTTATCTAGTGCATTCCCtttgctcccattttacagaaaagaaactgagactaagagaggtaaagtgatttatccaagatcacacaagtagtaagacAACTGAGCCAGGATTTTTAAAACAAGCTGGAATATAGAGCTTCCTTCCCGAGGCATATTTAAAAATGAGCCTTGTGGGACTGCCTGCAAGAAACATCTCAGAATTCCCCCAACCACAACCTGTAAGACCCCTCATGGTCACAGCAGTAGGAAGCTTGAGTGCCAGCAGAGTGAATCTCCATATGGCTTTTGGCCTTGTGCACTGGAGAAGACCACGAAGACAAATGATCATGTCAAAAGCAAGCTCATTAAGTTTTTACACAGGATTGCTGGGTTACCCTTAACTCCCCATCTAGTCATTACTCATGGTGCCTTTAGCATTCAGTCCTAaaggctcaatttttttttctccttaaggacaaaaaaaggaaaagtagtaaagagggggaaattgtactGGTTTGTAAATGCTTTCCCCAAACATATCTTTGGTACCAGGTTTCTGGACCCTGCAGAATAGCAGAATATTCCTATAATCCATTTAACTTCATGAAGGCAATTGTactgaggcaaatgaggccaCTAAATACTACCGGAGGGAAATTAAACATGTGCCTAAGGATTTGTCTTAGCCATTTTTTCCATCTTGATCAAAATCAACTGTAAGTCTTGCTCAGagctttgaatttttaaaaacaagaggaAGGCCCTTCAGTGTCAGAGTACTGAGAGATCTAAGCTCTAGTCCTGGCTTtgctgctgtgtgaccttcagtgagctactctccctctctgtgtcccAGTTTCATATAAAATGATGCAAATTGCAATAGATGATTGTTCTTGATTGGTGATTCATGCAAACTAAAGTGGAAGGGAAGCAGATAAGCATTTAAATGGTGCCTACTATAGTGTCAGCtaccgggcagctaggtggcacagtggatagaatgccggtCCTGGAGTTGAAGCTTCATcttcccgaattcaaatccagcctcaggcttcctagatgtgtgattctgggtaagttactttaccccatttgcctcagtttcctcacctataaaatgagctagagaaggaaatggcaaaccactccagtatctctgccaagaaaaccccaaatggggtcacaaagaatcggacacaactgaaaaatgactgaacaacaaggagcTAAGAgcaaacaatcctgtgaggtagatactgttattatccccataactgaagcaaacagaggttaagtgacttggctaggattacacaggtagtaagtgcctgaagctggatttgaattcatgtgaGCCCAGAGCTAtgctcactgagccacctagtatACAACATCTTAAGAGGCCACCCTAATCCATCACACCAGAGCACACTTCACATGCAACTGTCCACCCCAGCCATCCTCTCATCTGCCCCACTGATGTGCATGTACTGTCACTCCTCTCATTCCCTTCTACCTCCTGCTTCCAGCTCCTGTTATGAGTGCACTAATTAAATCAATATTACCATGTTAACCATTTTACTTAGAAAGGTGGAAAAGTTGCATCGACTGCCTGCCCTACGGACCAATTCTCTATTGCTGTGACTCCTCAGACTCCCTATCAAGCACTCTCATATAAGTGTTGCTGCCCACTCTAAAAATGTAAGCTCTGTCAGGGCGGGGACTATCCTACTTGTGTATTGCcacccccagtgcttagtaaGGTGCCTCATGTATAGGAAACATTTTGAaagactttttcattcatttaaggTCTCTGTCAGCCCTAAAATGACATGGTTCCATAAGTCTGAATTTATAAGCCTTCCACAAAGGCGACTGCCTTTGGTTTACCAGACCCAGATTAGAAGTTTCCATGGAACCACAATGGAAATATGATGGAATTGATGATTTCACGCATTCTGAGCTTCTGTTAAAGTCCAAAGAGCAGAATCAGTGATCTGTCACACCGAGATTGTAGCCTCCCAGTAGGCTGTTTATGATCCAATGAGATCTAGTTTGTAGGAGAGAAAAAGTGTCAAATTTAGATTtaggagacctagattcaaatcctcaGTCTGACACTACTTATGTGACTACACGCCAATTCACCtctctggttctgtttcttcatttctaaaacaaGGTAGTGATGAGTTAATATCTatggtcccttctatctctaaaataatttctgggtgaagcaaggatgcccattatcacctctactattcaatattgtactggaaatattagctatagcaataagagaagaaaaagaaattgaaggaattagaataggcaatgaggaaacaaaactatcactctttgcagatgatacaatgttatacttagagaatcctagaaaattaactaaaaaactacttgaaattattaacaactttagcagagttgcaggatataaaataaacccacataaatcatcagcatttctatatattaccaataaagttcagcagcaagaaatagaaagagaaattccatttaaaataacattctcctggttctgttcacttcactttgcatcagttcatgtaagtctttccaggtttttctgaaatcatcctgctctcatttcttatggcacaataatattctatcatgatcatataccacagcttgtttagccattccccaattgatgtgcatccttctgatttccaattcttagccaccacaaaaagagctgctataaatatttttgcacaaataggtccttctctctctccctctctctctctctctctctctctctctctctctctcaaacatagacctagcagtggtatggccagatcagagggtatgcacagttctatagccctttgggcatagttgcaaattgctctccaaaatgttggatcaattcacaactccaccaacagtgcattagtaccccagttttcccacatttgccctcaaaatctttcatttttccttttttgtcatattagccaatctgtaagtgtgaggtggtacctcagagttgttttaatttgcatttctctaatcaataatgatttagagcatgttttcatatgactatagatagttttgatttctttgtctggaaactgcctgttcatatcctttgaccatttatcaatgggtaATGACTTGTACGGCAGAAGTctatataaaaaagcaaaagatatcaacaaaaatatatattaataaaaaccTGTGTTCCCATCATACTATCTCCTAGTTGGATGGTACATTTATTCCCTTTCTTCATCACTATACACTTAACTCAGTGTCTTTACAAATGAGGGACACTCTTCAACATATCTACCTGCCCCTTTCCCTATAACTCTTCTGCAGAGCTCATTGAgttttatacatttttctttccatcataTGCTAGTTAATCACTAGcttttgctcttcattttttGGCTTGGACCGGCCTTCTCTTGCTCAGACCACTAGAAGCAGCCCTTCAGGGTTAAATATTTCTGCCTTGGTCTTTATAGGCACCAGCTCATTGGTCAATATTACATATTTATGGTTGCAATTGATCTGAATAGTTCAATCTATGCATGGTCAATGGGTGGAATGATTCCTTTATACCTAAAATGCTAAGCATTTAGTGAGGGACTAAAGTTGGAGTAAGGAGAGCTCTGAGTTTGTCCTAACTGTGACACTAGCCATATGAATGGacttttccttacctgtaaaatagagTTAATAATCCTTGTACTACCCtcctcacaggattgttctgagcaaagtgcattgtaaaccttaaagctctgtataaTTGCTATTAATTCTTGTTGGTATATTGTTGTATATTGAGCATAAATTTAGAGTACAGTATTTACAGAATTTACAGTAGAATAGACTCCTTGAGTCTTTTCTAACACTCTGTTCTCTCACAGttgttctctctttctatctcaaaATGTAGCACCATCCTAATGTGAAtcaaacattttgcaaactttaaatggtCTTATCAATATGAGCTGATATTTTTGCTATGATTACCAGCAACTACGAACATCTGACTGCTTTGCCTTTCTCAGTGTTACAGGGAGGTGACCAGTACTAGAAAAGCTGTAAAAGGAATTTCAGACCCTCAGTAGCTACTCCTGGGCATGTTCCCTGGAGGGGGTAACTGAGTTTTCTTGAATGACACACGTAGATCTTGAGTTGATAAAAGGTAAAAATCAAACCTGGGACAGTAGCCTCCAAGTTGTAGAATGAGGACCTGAACAAGGTCATTAAGTCTATCAAATCCTAGGAGGTGAAGGTAGCCCTGGCATTTGCCATTTGATCACTATCAAACACTCCAAACCCTAAGCACCATGTTAGGCTATGTTGGGGAAGACAAAACAGATAAAGACacttaaattttacttttaaggATAAGGATGACACCATCTTGCATTTGCATATGTTACACATAGCCTGGGGAAAATATCCCAATTCCCATTCAGACTCTGCTAACTACTAGAATCCCTAGGATTCTAGGGATATGCCTGAAGGATAGGGAGCTACCTTTCTAATTTGATAGCTTACAAACCCGTACTGGTGTGCTTCCTACCAAGTATGATTATCAGATGATAAACAATTCACTGggcaattagcttttagaaaggggtatttactaaGGTTATATAGTAAGAACCATTTGAACAACATCTCAAAAAGTCTGTGACATACTCCAAGGGAAAGTGAACTCAAGCTTAGAGAGTGCATTTGACAAAGTCAAACAACTCATAGCTCCCAGAAGTCCTTTTGTTGGAGTTAGGTATGGTATAACTTAGGCTTTTTGTAGAGGTTTGAATCTGTGTACAGTCTGCACTTGTCAGATGCAGACACTTCCAAGATAGCGTGAGAACTAGAGAAGAGCCAGAAAGATTGAATAGCAGCTGAAGACCAGAACATGGCAGGAAAGAACAGGAGCAGTTCAGCAGAGACACATGAAAGAAGAGCTGCTCGGTGTAGATATCCAAACAAAAAGCAATAACAGAGATGCCCAGTAGAGAGTGGCTCAATGGAAACACTTGGTGGAGAGCTGTGCAGCAATGAGAACAGAACAGTGCTACAAAGGGCCCCAGGTTAATAAAGAAGATACTTGCcggaaagctgggaaacaatttttatagacagtgtttctgataaaggcctcatttctcaaatatatagggaactgagtcaaatttacaagaatacaaatcattcctcaattgataaatggtcaaaggatatgaacaggcagttttcagacaaagaaattaaaattatctatagtgttccaaattactattgattagagaaatacaaattaaaataactctgagttaccacctcatacctctcagattggctaatatggcaaaaaaggaaaatgatcaatgttggagaagatgtgggaaaattggaacactaatgcattattggtggagttgtgaactgatccaaccattctagagagcaatttggaactatactcaaaaggctataaaattatgcataccctttgatccagcaataccgctactaggtttgtatcccaatgagatcataaaaaagggaaaaggacccatgtatataaaaatatttatagcagctctttttgtgctggcaaaaaattgaaattgaggggatgtcaaAGGCTATTGGCACggctctcctcattggtggaacTTGATCACTCAATGCTCTGAGCCTACCTGTGCAAGTGGTGGAGTTAATGAcagatggaaagaagagagatctGATGTGGTTTCCAGCTCTGAACAAGAGAGGCAAGGTTCTCACCAACACTGCCCCCCAAGCTAGAGCATTGAATAATCGATCTCCACCACTAACCTTTTGAACCAAGGGCTACAGTACATTCCCTGAACACGTTCTCCTTTAGGGAAAGAGCCAATGTGACTGCCATACCATCCCCACGTTGTGCCAGCATACTTGGTCCACACTATGTGCATGCCTATGGATGCCACCTAAGTTGGACTTTAAAGAAATTTATGGTTCCAAAAGAAGGAAGTTAGAGTATATTCCAGACACAGGGAACCACTTATAAAAGACATAGAGGGAGCCATTACATAGCGCAGCGGCGGCGGCAGTACGAGCGAGCGAGCGAGCAGCAGCACGGCCAAGATGTGTGACTTCACGGAGGATCAGACCGCAGAGTTCAAGGAGGCCTTCCAGCTGTTTGACCGAACAGGGGATGGAAAGATCTTATACAGCCAGTGTGGGGACGTGATGCGAGCCCTGGGCCAGAATCCTACCAATGCTGAGGTGCTCAAGGTCTTAGGGAATCCCAAGAGTGATGAAATGAATGTGAAGGTGCTGGACTTTGAACACTTTCTGCCAATGCTGCAGACCGTAGCAAAGAATAAGGACCAGGGCACATATGAAGACTATGTAGAAGGGCTTCGGGTGTTTGATAAGGAAGGGAACGGCACAGTCATGGGGGCTGAAATACGACACGTCCTCATCACCCTGGGTGAGAAGATGacagaggaagaagtggaagTGTTGGTGGCAGGGCATGAAGACAGCAACGGTTGTATCAACTATGAAGAGCTAGTCCGGATGGTGCTGAATGGCTGAGACCAACTCCTCTTTCCACAAAGAACCCCGTAACTTTCTCAGTGTGAAAATCATCCTCTTGCCCCTGAAGCAACTAACTACATTTTCAGGGTTACCAACATCCTTACTTCCAACCCCCACCATAAAATATGTCCTCTTTGGCCTATTTGCTCTCTGCTTTCACCAAATAAAACTTGCTAACtgctcctaaaaaaaaaaaagacatagagaCCAAAGATGGAATATCAAGCATAGTCTAGTCTGATTAGAACAGAAATACAGAAGGGTATAGAGGAGTATCAAATAAGACAGCAAAGATAGGTGGCAGCCAAattgtaaaaagctttaaatgctagGCCACAGATTCATCTTTTTCCTGGAGCCAATATGAATCCATTGAAGACTTTTGAGGGGTAGAGGAATGATTTAGTCCATTTTGTGTTTTAGggatatcagtttggcagctgtatCAAGGAATGATTAGGAAagtaagagacttgaggcagggaaccCAACTGCAAAAGTGTAAGTGACAAGCAATAAGGGATTGAACTAGGATTGAAGCTGTAAatgtggaaagaaaaggaaaaaaaagcaaaagttgTTGCGGAGGTAGGATCAACaatccttggcaacagattgtatcTGGGcactgagggaaagagaagaatcaaggatgacaccatgACTGTAAACctaggaaaatgaaaagatggtGGCAATATCAACctaaatggagaagtttggagGAAAGGTGGGTtaaggagttttgttttggacaagCTGAGTTTGAGATCCCTGTAGGAGTTCTAGGTGGCACTATCCAAACAGTGGTTGGTAATGTGAGACTGGAACTCAATGAAGAGATTAGAACTGGGTGTATAAATTTGGAGTCATCtgtttaaaaataagaaacaagttACCCTAAGAGCTGATAAGATAACCAAAGGAGAgagtacaaaaagaaaagagggtttgTGACAGAGCTTTGTGGGATACTTCCACTTAATAGCTAGGAAGAAGATGATAATTCAGCataggagactgagaagagaagtcagacaggtagaaggagaagtaAGAGAGCTGAGTACCAAAtccaagggaagagagagtgtCCAGAAGGAGGGAGTGGTCAACAATATCAGGAGCTGCAGGAAGGTCAGGAAGAAAGAGGATCGATAAAGGGCTATTGGATTTAACAGTGAAGAGATTATTGGAAACCTCGAATGGACTTTTCccctctctgcatctcagtttcctcatctgtcgagTGAGGGTAATAATTAGCCCTCTCTACTTCTGTCTCTGGATTgtcacaaggatcaaatgaaatactgtgtaagaagtcactttaaaaaatatgagaAGCTATAAAAATGCAAGAGATTATTATGAGGATGAGCTGTCCTGCAGCAGGGAAGAGCTGGAAATGATAGTGATGTGGTTTGGGGGAGATTTAAAAGGGagatttctcagtgaagagaCAATAATGGACTTAGCCCCTTCCTTTTTGAAAGCCTCATAACCTCAAGAAGAAATTATTTCTGAAAGTAATAATTAGGCTTTACAATTTCCTCAGTATCAGTCAAACTCGACCTCCAGAAAcaattcccccctcctccccaaatcagagtcaataaacatcctcatctcattttacagtagactcaatatttttttctggttaaGGACATGCCCAAGTCCAGCAAAACATCTGAACTACAGCAGCCACATGGTCATTACTGCCACAAACATCTTTGAGCTCCCTCATATGGCGCCTTGTAACTCCTGCAGAAAttaaaattgcattttaataACCTTTGTAGTTCATCGttcttcccaccctccccttccTCATGCTTGGGGAAGCCCCAAGTAAGAAATTGAAATTGCCTCTAATGTTCTCCTGCTTGGTGAATGTGGCAGCCAGAATGGGCtctgttttcccctccactaGGAGCCCAGCACTGATGAGAAAAGCAAGCTTTTTGACTGACATTATCTCCTCTTGGGCAGAAACCAATTTCAGCAAGAACTTTGTAATTTGAAACTCGAGGATATAAGATGCATTCAGGGAACCATTTTTCCCTCCACAAATTACAGGTTTGTCATTTAAGAGGCTTAATATTGCTGAAAGGTCCCTGCTTCTCACTTTTTTCCCCTATTATAGCTGCCACATTGATGCTCTTGGAGCACAGGGCTCTGTGTCTTAAGTAATCAGCACAGCGATATCCATGTGGGTCTATATTGGTCTTTTCTAGGTTAGTATAGCTACTGTTCTCTGCAAAAGGGTTACATAGAGGCAGAGGAACTTCATTCTGTTCTAAGTGTTCAAAGAGCACCAAGTCATAGACTTTCCccactagaagggaccttgggggTCATATAAAAGCAGAAATCCCATTTAGTACAGGAaaccattcttttttaaaatttaatttttttcaattaacaaaaaagcctttattctctccctcccatccacccctcccaattgaaaaagaaaaaacaaaacctttaaaaattaatatagttATAGTTAAGAAaagcaaattcctgcattggctatatcatatgtgtgtgtgtatatatatgtgtgtgtataataaatatgtgtgtatgtgtgtgtgtgtgtatatatatatatatatatatatatatacactcaggTTACAGACTGGgagataaatgtgtatatatatgtacatatatacacacacacatacatacatacatcatacattatttatgtgtgtatgtgtgtatatatgtatacacacacacacacatatatatatacatatatatatatatatatatatatatatatatatatatatatatatatatatatatatatatcttccagGCTGTACCCTGAgtctatctcctctctctcaaGTATATATTATGTAGTATTCTACATAATGAAACAGGAATCCACTCCGCAACATTGATGACACTTTGTCATTTAGCCTTTACTTGAACACTTTCAGTGACAAGGAGCTCGCCCCCATAAAGGAAAACCTGTTCCACTGCTATATAGTGCCAATCAGtaagaagttcttccttatattgaatCAAAGTCTACTTCCCTGTGACTTCTCCCTCATTATTTCCTGTGGGGCCATAAAAACTAATGATGCCATCTCTCTGACATAGcagcctttcagatatcttgaagaTCTTGCTCACATCCTCCATTATGGTTTCACTAGTTCTTTACAAAATGAGAGGTAGAAACATAGtccaagggggtggagccaaggtggcagagtgaaagcagggacttgcctgagctctccctcaaacctctccaaatacctgtaaaaaaaatgactctaaccaAACTCTAAAAGAGCAGAACcctcaaaaatgacaaaatgaaacaaatttccagcccaagacaacctggaaggtcaacagaaaAGGTCTGTTACACCAGTCTGAGTGAACAGTGCAGTCTAGCGTGGGCTGCGCCGGCACAGACTGGGGCCTAGCAAACctgaagcaggcctcaggggactgaatcactggcaactgtggcagtttccagacttctcaacacacaaacgccaaagataacttagaagaacAATAGGAAAGGTCTGTAAGTGAGGAGCACAGTCAGGcctcagccccagggtggtggcagtgcctGCCTCTGGAACTCCtggcccacagacagtgagggaatcaaatggctgatcagagggggattgcagaaATCTCTTTACTGGCATTGAGGCggggttttcttgctttgcccgtGCTTAGATCTGGGTAAcggtcctgggtggtggtcctggggtgaggaagagagctgatgtggtggagcttgtggctgtgatggagagggaatcctcttcacaggcagaaaaaaatacttgtgatcactcacagaccagaggacAGGCCTGGAGAGGAGTAagcacctctcctttgatcataccaccttggaagaactaaaaatttacaggtccctagaagtatctctgaaaacagctgcataaaaacCCTGAAGTTTGGGATAGAACACTCTCTACACTGAAAGCAAAGCCCTGccttaacaaaaagttaaatggtcaagtaattggctgggaaaatgaccaaacagaggaaaaaaaactcagactatagaatcttactttagtgacaaagaagatcaaaacatacaaccagaagacaacaaagtcgaagctcctatatccaaagcctccaagaaaaattggtcacaggccatagaagaactcaaaaaggatttggaaaatcaagtaagagaagtaaaggaaaaattgggaagagaaatgagagtaatgcaagaaaatcgtgaaaaacaatcaacaccttgctaaaggagacccaaaaatgcttaataaaataacaccttaaaaaatagactaacccaaatggcaaaagaggtccaaaaagccaatgaggaagagaggctttaaaaagtaaaattggctaaatggaaaaggtgctccaaaagctcattgaagaaaaataattccttaaaaattagaatggagcaaatggaagctaatgattccacgaaaaatcaagaaattataaaacaaaaccaaaaaaatgaataaatagaaggcaatgtgaagtatctcactggaaaaacaactgacctggaaaatagatctaggagagataatttaaaaattattggaccacttgaaagccatgatcaaaaaaagagcctggacatcgtttttcaagaaattatcaaggaaaactgtcctgatgttctgaaaccagagggtaaaacagaaattgagggAGTCCAtgaatcacctcctgaaagagatcccaaaaggaaaactcctaggaatattatagccaattccagagttcccaggtcaaggaaaaatattgcaagaaacaattcaaatattgtggaaccacaatcaggataacacaagatttagaagtttctacattaaaggactggaaggATTGGAGTATGGTATTCCGGAAGTcagaggagttaggattaaaatcaaaaatcacctacccagtaaaactgagtataatattccaagggaaaaaatggatattcaatgaaatagaggattctcaagcattcttgatgaaaagaccagcgctgaatagaaaatttgactttcaaatacaaggctcaagagaagcatgaaaaggaaaacagggaagagaaatcataagggacttattaaagttgaactgtttacattcctatatggaaagatgatatttgtaactcatgagacctttctcagtattagggtagttgaagggaatagatagagatagagatggagatagagatagagatagagacagatatagatataaatatagatacagatagacagagggcacaggatgagttgaatatgaagggataatatctagaaaataaaattaaggggtgagagaggaatatactgggagaaagagaaagggagaggtagaatggagtaaattatcttccttaaaagaggcaagaaaaagcttttacagtaaaggggaagagggggaaggtgagaggggatgagtgaactttactctcaatgtatttggcttaaggagagaataacatacacactcaattaggtttggaaatctatcttgccctgcaggaaaatggggggaaagggatgatagaaaggagggcagattgggggagg
This region of Trichosurus vulpecula isolate mTriVul1 chromosome 3, mTriVul1.pri, whole genome shotgun sequence genomic DNA includes:
- the LOC118843476 gene encoding myosin light polypeptide 6, with the translated sequence MCDFTEDQTAEFKEAFQLFDRTGDGKILYSQCGDVMRALGQNPTNAEVLKVLGNPKSDEMNVKVLDFEHFLPMLQTVAKNKDQGTYEDYVEGLRVFDKEGNGTVMGAEIRHVLITLGEKMTEEEVEVLVAGHEDSNGCINYEELVRMVLNG